The genomic DNA CCGCGTGGCGCATCTTGTAGCGGATGCGGCACGGCCGGAAACCCTGCGCCTGTTTCGCAGCGCAGGGCTGCTGGCGGATGACAAGGGGCAGGGTCATTTCGACCCTGTCACCGCCGCCGACCGCGCGGCAGAGGCGGCGATGCGCGCGGTGATCGCGCGCGAGCGGCCCGACGACGGCATCCTGGGCGAAGAGATGGGCGTCACCGCCGGCACCAGCGGCCTGACATGGGTGCTGGATCCCATCGACGGCACCCGCGGATTCCTGTGTGGCACGCCGACCTGGGGCGTGCTGGTCTCGGTTGCCGATGCGACGGGGCCACTCTTCGGCCTGATCGACCAGCCCTTCATCGGGGAACGCTTCATCGGCGGCTTTGGCCAGTCAGAGGTGCGCGGTCCCCACGGCACCCATCCTCTGGCGACCCGCCCCAGCCGTCCGCTGGATCAGGCCATCGTGCTGACCACTTTTCCAGAGGTCGGCACCGCGATCGAAGGCCGGGCGTTTCACGCCGTGGCGTCGCAGATGAAACTGACGCGTTACGGCATGGATTGCTATGGCTACGCGCTACTGGCCACCGGTCAGGTCGATCTGGTGATCGAGGCGGGCCTGCAACCCTACGATGTCCACGCACCGATCTGCGTCGTGCAGGCTGCGGGGGGGATCGTGTCGAACTGGCAGGGCGGGGCCGCGCACCACGGCGGGCGCGTGATCGCCGCCGCGAACCGCGACATCCACGCCGTCGCGCTGTCGATCCTGCAAGAGGTCATTGATGGCTGAAACGCTGCTGCGCGGGGCAAGCGTCGTCGTCACCATGGACGACGCCGGGTCAGAGGTCGCGCAGGCCGACGTCCTGATCCGCGACGGCGTGATCGCGGGCGTGGGGCAGGGGCTGACCACGACCGGTACGGTCCATGACGTCGCGGGCTGCGTCGTCACCCCCGGCCTGATCAACACCCACCATCACCTTTTCCAGTCCCTGACACGCGCGGTCCCGGGCGCACAGGACGCGCTGCTGTTCGGCTGGCTGCGCACCCTCTATCCGATCTGGGCCCGGTTTGGACCGGAAGAGGTCTTCACCTCGGCCCAGACCGGCCTTGTCGAACTGGCGCTGTCGGGTTGCACGCTGACATCGGACCACCTGTATCTATACCCAAACGGCTCGCGTCTGGACGACACCATCGCCGCCGCGGCAGAGGTCGGCCTGCGCTTTCACCCCACGCGCGGGTCGATGAGCATCGGCGAAAGCAGCGGCGGGCTGCCCCCCGACAGTCTGGTCGAGGCGGAGGCCGCGATCCTGAACGACAGCATCCG from Loktanella sp. M215 includes the following:
- a CDS encoding inositol monophosphatase family protein, with the translated sequence MTELTGDADVDHNLKADLIRVAHLVADAARPETLRLFRSAGLLADDKGQGHFDPVTAADRAAEAAMRAVIARERPDDGILGEEMGVTAGTSGLTWVLDPIDGTRGFLCGTPTWGVLVSVADATGPLFGLIDQPFIGERFIGGFGQSEVRGPHGTHPLATRPSRPLDQAIVLTTFPEVGTAIEGRAFHAVASQMKLTRYGMDCYGYALLATGQVDLVIEAGLQPYDVHAPICVVQAAGGIVSNWQGGAAHHGGRVIAAANRDIHAVALSILQEVIDG